Proteins encoded by one window of candidate division WOR-1 bacterium RIFOXYB2_FULL_36_35:
- a CDS encoding LemA family protein translates to MNKTLIWITGIVVIFLLFAVWVGGVYNSLVKIDQDVKQGWAQVENQLQRRYDLIPNLVETVKGYAAHEKETFENIAQARSAWAGAQNAEQKVAAANQMESTLSKLMLVVENYPQLKASENFKALQDELAGTENRIAVERMRYNEKVQKYNTKTKSMPTVFFVNMLGFDSEKVFFKAAEAAVDAPKVKF, encoded by the coding sequence ATGAACAAAACTTTAATTTGGATTACTGGAATCGTTGTCATTTTTCTCTTATTTGCCGTGTGGGTTGGCGGAGTTTACAACAGCCTTGTTAAAATAGATCAGGATGTAAAGCAGGGCTGGGCACAGGTTGAAAACCAGCTTCAACGCAGGTATGATCTGATCCCGAATTTAGTCGAGACTGTCAAAGGTTATGCTGCACATGAAAAAGAGACATTTGAAAACATAGCGCAGGCTCGTTCAGCATGGGCTGGAGCACAAAATGCGGAGCAAAAAGTTGCGGCGGCTAATCAAATGGAATCTACTTTGTCAAAATTGATGCTTGTCGTAGAAAACTATCCGCAACTTAAAGCGTCAGAAAACTTTAAAGCCCTTCAAGACGAACTTGCGGGTACGGAAAACAGAATCGCGGTTGAAAGGATGAGATATAACGAAAAAGTTCAGAAATACAACACCAAAACAAAAAGTATGCCGACGGTGTTTTTTGTGAACATGCTCGGTTTTGATTCGGAAAAAGTATTCTTCAAGGCGGCAGAAGCGGCAGTTGATGCGCCTAAGGTCAAGTTTTAG